AACGGCCTTTAATATTTTTTCGATTGTTAAATGACCAAAAAACAATGCATAAGAGTAATCTCTCTTTTCAAACAAATGATTCGCCACTTTCCAATCTTGATCGGAAGTTTTAAGCCAATATTTTATTTTATCTTTTTTTGCCATAAAACTCACTCAAAACTATTTTCTTCAACCCAAAGCCCAAAACTTCTTAGCTTCTCAGGGAGGGGGACTCTGCGGGACGTCCATAAATAAGTAAATAACTCTATATCTAATTGATATTTATGTTAGTTTAAAACCTCTTTTTTCCGTTTTTTGTTTGTCGAACCGCCGCAGACCTTTCGTTTGACAGGATTTATGAAATTGACAAGATTCTTTACTGAGCAAAACCATGAATCCCTGCATCCGAATGATGGCGGGCCGTAACCAATAGTTCCACTCCTTCGTTGCGCTGTAATGATTGAAGAA
The DNA window shown above is from Candidatus Cloacimonadota bacterium and carries:
- a CDS encoding HEPN domain-containing protein → MAKKDKIKYWLKTSDQDWKVANHLFEKRDYSYALFFGHLTIEKILKAVFIDKKDKTPPFSHNLVYLSEKAGLELNDENLELLEEVSDFNLEAR